The Enterococcus rotai genome includes a window with the following:
- a CDS encoding GAF domain-containing protein gives MWKTTEEKTAAYQLLVQQQAAIIEIEHDKIANLANSSALLADALPHTVFAGYYLFNGEELVLGPFQGKVSCTRITMGKGVCGESAEKRETLIVEDVKNHKNYISCDSAARSEIVVPMVKDGKLLGVLDLDSSITHGYDEVDQTYLEQFVEALLKNTDF, from the coding sequence ATGTGGAAAACAACTGAAGAGAAAACAGCAGCCTACCAATTGCTAGTACAGCAACAAGCAGCAATCATTGAAATTGAGCATGATAAAATCGCTAATCTTGCAAATTCTTCTGCCTTATTAGCCGATGCCTTACCTCATACTGTTTTTGCAGGTTACTATTTATTTAATGGGGAAGAATTAGTTTTAGGGCCATTTCAAGGAAAAGTTTCTTGTACACGAATCACGATGGGGAAAGGGGTCTGCGGAGAGTCAGCTGAAAAGCGTGAAACGTTAATCGTTGAAGATGTTAAAAATCATAAAAACTATATCTCTTGTGATTCAGCTGCTCGTTCTGAGATTGTTGTGCCGATGGTTAAGGATGGGAAGCTATTAGGTGTGTTAGATTTGGATAGTTCGATCACTCACGGCTATGACGAGGTGGATCAAACGTACTTGGAACAATTTGTTGAAGCCCTGTTAAAGAATACTGATTTCTAG
- a CDS encoding MurR/RpiR family transcriptional regulator, with protein sequence MDFFEVVNPHVSELTKNEHLLFDYVVKNLNEIKNKSIREVADDCFVSTTTFLRFVRKIGFSGYSEFTTVIKYTLLNQKKEEKVSPFVVSQKDYREEYLKNINESVRVIDKNSLLKVGEFLKKKPIIYLFAKGMNKQLMQYVKYLFVAAGFLVVFPEDQSMRAIVQRQIKSEDMVFILTYQGKDEEWIQLMQYLKNAAHPLLVSITGADNNVVQNMSDINFYVFTDELFLNKMEITSHISMLAIMELILYQYLDNAEEGEYHLVFK encoded by the coding sequence ATGGACTTTTTTGAAGTGGTAAACCCTCATGTTTCAGAGTTAACAAAAAATGAGCACCTATTATTTGACTATGTTGTGAAAAATTTGAATGAAATTAAAAATAAAAGTATTCGAGAAGTAGCTGATGATTGTTTTGTTTCCACAACGACTTTTTTGAGATTTGTTAGAAAAATTGGGTTTTCTGGTTATAGTGAATTTACAACTGTAATCAAATATACTCTTTTAAACCAGAAAAAAGAAGAGAAAGTCAGTCCCTTTGTTGTGTCGCAAAAGGATTATCGGGAAGAGTATTTAAAGAATATCAATGAATCCGTTCGCGTGATCGATAAAAATAGTTTGCTCAAAGTCGGCGAATTTTTGAAGAAAAAGCCGATTATTTATTTATTTGCTAAAGGCATGAATAAACAGCTGATGCAATACGTAAAGTATCTATTTGTCGCAGCTGGATTTTTAGTCGTATTTCCTGAAGATCAGTCGATGCGGGCAATTGTGCAACGGCAGATCAAATCAGAGGATATGGTATTTATTTTAACGTATCAAGGAAAAGATGAAGAATGGATTCAATTGATGCAATACTTAAAAAATGCGGCTCATCCACTGCTTGTTTCGATCACAGGAGCTGATAATAACGTCGTACAAAATATGAGCGATATTAATTTTTATGTATTTACAGATGAACTTTTTTTAAATAAGATGGAAATTACGTCTCATATTTCAATGTTGGCGATCATGGAATTGATTTTATATCAATATTTAGATAATGCTGAAGAAGGGGAGTATCATTTAGTTTTTAAATAA
- the aguA gene encoding agmatine deiminase: MKLTTSNPKEDGFFAPGEFDPHEETYLIWPERADNWRNGGKPAQAAYAAVAKAIALFEPVTMLVSAKQYKNVRQSLPEKIRVLEMSNNDAWIKDYGPIYVTNEKGEVRGVDWRFNAWGGLLDGLYFPWDQDDLIAEKLCEFNRIDYYSLKEFILEGCSIHLDGDGTLYTTEEVLLSEGRNGKLSKEEIETILKSYCNVEKIIWLKQGFFLDETNGDIDNMLNVVRPGELVLTWTDDPEDPQYEISKAAYEQLKNETDAKGRKLTIHKMLMPEPMYITTEESQGVDPVNGMLPRFPGDRLTASYVSYYTANGGIIYPLFNDKNDQAAGELLETLYPDRKIIGVPAREILLGGGNIHCIAQSIPKIR; encoded by the coding sequence ATGAAATTAACAACTAGCAATCCTAAAGAGGATGGCTTTTTTGCACCAGGAGAATTTGATCCACATGAAGAAACATATCTGATTTGGCCGGAGCGAGCTGATAATTGGCGTAATGGTGGGAAACCTGCTCAAGCAGCCTATGCAGCCGTAGCTAAAGCAATTGCATTGTTTGAGCCTGTTACTATGTTGGTTTCTGCTAAACAATACAAAAATGTCCGCCAATCATTACCAGAAAAAATCAGAGTACTGGAAATGAGCAATAATGATGCTTGGATCAAGGATTATGGTCCAATTTATGTAACGAACGAAAAAGGGGAAGTTCGTGGAGTTGACTGGCGCTTTAATGCTTGGGGCGGCTTATTAGATGGACTATATTTTCCTTGGGATCAAGATGATTTGATTGCTGAAAAATTATGCGAGTTCAATCGAATCGATTATTATTCTTTGAAGGAATTTATTTTAGAGGGGTGTTCTATTCATTTAGATGGAGATGGAACATTGTATACAACTGAAGAAGTTTTACTTTCAGAAGGTAGAAATGGTAAACTCTCTAAAGAGGAAATCGAAACGATCTTAAAAAGCTACTGTAATGTAGAAAAAATCATTTGGCTAAAACAAGGCTTCTTTTTAGACGAGACGAACGGTGATATTGATAATATGCTCAATGTGGTACGACCAGGTGAGCTTGTTTTGACGTGGACAGATGATCCTGAAGATCCTCAGTATGAGATTTCTAAGGCTGCTTATGAACAATTAAAAAATGAAACGGATGCCAAAGGTCGAAAATTGACTATTCACAAAATGTTGATGCCTGAACCCATGTATATTACAACCGAAGAAAGTCAGGGAGTAGACCCAGTCAATGGCATGTTGCCAAGATTTCCTGGAGATCGACTGACTGCTAGCTATGTTAGTTATTATACGGCGAATGGCGGTATTATCTATCCCTTATTTAATGATAAAAATGATCAGGCAGCTGGAGAATTATTGGAAACATTATACCCAGACCGCAAAATTATCGGCGTTCCTGCTAGGGAAATTTTATTAGGCGGTGGAAATATTCATTGTATTGCACAAAGTATTCCTAAAATTAGGTAG
- the aguA gene encoding agmatine deiminase, translating into MKTIDSSPKKDGFRMPGEFEPHQGVYILWPERPDNWRNGGKPAQKTFVEVAVAISEFEPVTVGVSAEQYDNARHMLPESVRVVEIANDDAWVRDCGPTFVKNDEGEIRGVDWTFNSWGGLVDGLYFPWDKDDQVAQKICEVEWKDRYRLNDFVLEGGSIHVDGEGTLITTEECLLSEGRNAQLSKEQIEQVLKEYLSLEKIIWLKRGIYLDETNGHVDNIVNFVKPGEVVLAWTDDQNDPQYEISKECLAILENETDAKGRKLVIHKLYVPKPILITEEESFGVDAVAGTLPREKGDRLAASYANYYTANGGIVLPLFDDPNDEKAISLLQELYPDRKVVGVPAREILLGGGNIHCITQQVPK; encoded by the coding sequence ATGAAAACAATTGATAGCTCACCAAAAAAAGATGGATTTCGGATGCCAGGAGAATTTGAACCTCATCAAGGAGTCTATATCTTATGGCCGGAACGTCCAGATAATTGGCGAAATGGTGGTAAACCAGCTCAGAAAACCTTTGTAGAGGTAGCCGTTGCAATCAGTGAATTTGAACCTGTGACGGTTGGTGTATCTGCTGAACAATATGATAATGCTCGTCATATGTTACCTGAAAGTGTTCGGGTTGTTGAAATAGCGAATGATGATGCTTGGGTTCGAGATTGTGGACCGACCTTTGTCAAAAACGACGAAGGGGAAATCCGTGGTGTGGATTGGACCTTTAATTCATGGGGCGGCTTAGTCGACGGTCTTTATTTCCCTTGGGACAAAGATGATCAAGTAGCACAAAAAATTTGTGAAGTAGAGTGGAAAGATCGTTATCGCCTAAATGATTTTGTCTTAGAAGGTGGTTCAATTCATGTGGATGGTGAAGGGACGTTAATCACGACAGAAGAGTGCTTACTTTCAGAAGGTCGAAATGCTCAACTTTCAAAAGAACAAATCGAACAAGTCTTAAAAGAATATCTTTCATTAGAAAAGATTATTTGGCTAAAACGCGGTATTTATCTAGATGAAACGAATGGTCACGTAGATAATATCGTTAATTTTGTAAAACCAGGTGAAGTCGTTTTGGCTTGGACGGATGATCAAAATGATCCACAATATGAAATTTCTAAAGAATGCTTAGCTATTTTAGAAAATGAAACAGATGCTAAAGGTCGAAAACTGGTTATCCATAAATTATATGTACCAAAACCTATTTTGATTACTGAAGAAGAAAGCTTCGGTGTTGATGCAGTAGCAGGTACATTACCGCGAGAAAAAGGGGACCGTTTAGCTGCCAGTTATGCAAATTATTATACGGCCAATGGTGGGATCGTTTTACCGTTATTCGATGATCCAAATGATGAAAAAGCCATAAGTTTATTGCAAGAATTATATCCTGATAGAAAAGTTGTTGGTGTACCTGCAAGAGAAATTCTTTTAGGTGGTGGCAATATCCATTGTATCACCCAACAAGTACCAAAATGA
- the arcC gene encoding carbamate kinase, producing the protein MKKRIVVALGGNAILTTDPSAKGQQKALAHTAYYLADFIEAGHELIITHGNGPQVGNLLLQQQLGATEKNPAMPVDTAVAMTQGSIGYWLENALVAELKKRNLSKNTATILTQVVVSETDPAFQAPSKPIGPFLSKEEMEVEKQQTSAVFVEDSGRGFRKVVPSPKPIDIVEYPVIQQMVENGIITIAGGGGGIPVVIKEGIYQGVEAVIDKDFASEKIAALVHADMLVILTGVDHVSINFNQPNQADLTKVRVAEIEKYIEDNQFAPGSMLPKVQAAITFIKENAKGKAVITSLENIKNLLEEETGTIITA; encoded by the coding sequence ATGAAAAAACGTATTGTAGTAGCTTTAGGAGGAAATGCGATCCTGACAACGGATCCTAGTGCTAAAGGTCAGCAAAAGGCTTTAGCGCACACGGCGTATTATTTAGCTGATTTTATTGAGGCAGGACATGAATTGATCATCACGCATGGCAATGGTCCACAAGTTGGCAACTTATTACTGCAGCAGCAATTAGGAGCAACAGAGAAAAATCCAGCTATGCCAGTTGACACAGCTGTTGCAATGACTCAAGGCAGCATTGGCTATTGGTTAGAAAATGCATTAGTAGCTGAGTTGAAAAAAAGAAATCTCTCTAAAAATACCGCTACAATTCTAACTCAAGTCGTTGTTAGCGAAACTGATCCAGCATTTCAAGCACCAAGTAAACCGATTGGTCCTTTTTTAAGTAAAGAAGAAATGGAAGTCGAAAAACAACAGACATCTGCCGTTTTTGTCGAGGATTCAGGCCGAGGTTTTCGTAAAGTGGTTCCTTCACCAAAGCCAATCGATATCGTTGAATATCCTGTGATCCAACAAATGGTAGAAAACGGGATTATCACGATTGCTGGAGGTGGAGGTGGCATTCCCGTAGTGATCAAAGAGGGAATTTATCAAGGAGTTGAAGCTGTCATCGATAAAGACTTTGCTTCTGAAAAAATCGCGGCTTTAGTGCATGCAGATATGTTGGTTATATTAACAGGTGTAGATCATGTTAGTATCAATTTTAATCAACCAAACCAAGCGGATTTAACTAAAGTTCGTGTCGCTGAAATTGAAAAGTATATTGAAGACAATCAGTTTGCACCTGGCAGTATGTTGCCAAAAGTTCAAGCAGCAATAACCTTTATTAAAGAAAATGCTAAAGGTAAAGCGGTGATTACCTCCTTAGAAAATATCAAAAATTTATTAGAAGAAGAAACCGGCACAATCATTACTGCTTAG